The DNA segment ATACTCCGCATGTTTGTACCAGACTTGTTAAAGTACTAGGCAATGTGAGTCCCAAAGCCTGTCCTGAAGGACCTCTATCTGTAACCTCTCTCCATTTCCCCTTTCAGCACTGCCATGTTCTCATCTTAAAATTTTTGGTTAATTTCTATCTTTTCAGCTTACCTAAATTTCCCATGTGACACCACATCAAATCCATCCTGAATCTCAGATAAGATGTACCATGATTCCTTTGTCTAGAAATACTGCCTTATCAAAGAGAATTTTAGCATTAGCACATCACTTTGGTAACAGCGagctgcatttccctcatgGTTCTGTCTCCCCCAGTCTGCTCCAAAGCCTTgcatgctgctggagctgggctcacAAATAACTTCCTTTCTCCTCCTAAATGATGGTGGTACAATTGCTGTTTTGTAGTTACACAGCTCTTCTCATGGCTTTACCAGTTAGTAAGGGACCCTGGCTACTGGATGTGCTGGATTTCAGCTCTGGAGAACATCCTGTCGCTGTGTCTTGCCTCCATGACGCTGATCTGAGTGCACTGAGTCACATTTTTGTTCTGCTTCAGCTCCTGCAacctctgcctgctccctgttcctctctgcctttgccctgccttttcAGTACAGTCACTAGTCAGAGTGGAGCAGGCAGCATTTATTTTTAGGATTGCGGTTATTACATTTCAtctcctccccttccccatttGTTGCACTCCTACTCTTTCccttagaaaaagaaatttccCTCTTAATTTCCCTGGAAGCTCCTGTTAGTGTGGAGGCAGTAGGatcccctcctctcctgtggctgctgccaggattGGTGTAACTGCAGATGTATGAGAGCTGGGACAGAGTGGGCAAGTCCTTGCACCGAATTTCCAGCAGAAAAATTGGGAGGGGGCTCAAATATGCTCTGTCACAGGAAGAGGCACTAGCTTAGTGCTTTGGCATTTTGGGACTTCTCCCACTATTTGCCTAACATTGCCAAAAAAGTGTCCAGACATCTGGGCTAGGGATTGCACAGTGCTTGTCTGCATCCTGTCCCCTGaccctctcctccctcctggCAGAGCCTCACTGTGGTTTTCCGGGAGCCGttcccagtgcagccccagaACAGCGAGAGCCCTCTGCCACAGCTTGTGTCCACGTACCATCACCTGGAGTCAGTTATCAACACCGCCTGCTTCAACCTGTGGACAGGCCTGCTCTAGCACCGGCACCCACATCCTGGAGCAGCGCCTACTCCGACCTGGACACGGCCGTGCCATTGTGACCATGGGGAGGAACGGGTCTCAGGGGGACCTGGGCGTGggcactgcaggcagcactgccagtggcacacatgGCTACTGACCGAGGAGCCTGGGGGTGTGCAGGCTGGCTGGTATGGCCCTTGCGTGCTGTTTTCAGTGGGTTTGATACTGAATGGCCTTGAACCAAACAGCAAGGGCAGGAacttggctgctgcaggctggctgAAGCAGAACAACTCTCAGGGACATGGCTTTGGTAACCATAGGTGAGTTCTGCCTGCTGGGAAGGCACTGAGGAGTGTGCACGGCATCATCTTCTGCCCAGGACAGCACTGCACAGTGCTCTGGCTTTAGGAAGAAAGACTCCTGAGTACAGGGCTGCCTGACTGGCAGTGAGGACAACTGCTTCAGgccttttgctttccttgggagAGCATGAATGGGACAGGAAGGGTGAACTGGATCACAGGAAGGTTTTATGGAGGTGTACATTTGAGCCATTGGTCTATCTGTGAAATAAACGGAACCAGATCCCTGCTCAGTCGCTGTAGGCTGTGGAACGCTGCCTGTGGAggatgcagagcagccctggctatGGGGCTGACTGGGTTTGCTCTGGAATCTTACACTtgctccagagcaggagcagcagggcagtcaGCCTTGAGTATCCAtgtgcaggcagctcccagcctgttACCTTGGATCAGACAGCCTGTGAGGGGACTGCTTGCTTCActtgcagccctgctgcagtcagTGCTGGGCACTGGCAACAGCCTTGAGAACTTCAGTACCTGGAAGTAAGTCTAAAGTGTTCTTTCCACAACTTCAGGCGCCAGCTGGAATGCTCCCCTTATTGGGGAGACTGGAAACCTCTCCCTGGACACCCCTGCAGCCTCGAATTGAAAGTTTCCTGTGTGCCTGAAGTCACCTACAGTGGTGTCTGAGCCATCACTAAATTAAACATGCTGCAGGTGGTACTTGTGTAGATGAGGGTCCAACAGCTTGGGCTGGCCCAGTAGAGCCTGAGGAAGGGAAATTACATAGATGCTCCTAACCTCATTCTAGGAAATCATCCCACCCACCACACCCCCCTAGTCCTAGAGAGGACACGTGCTCCTCTTTTAAGCCATTGCTTTGTCTTTTATTCTCATGGTTTTCTAGTTTTACTTGGCTGCCTTGCTGGTCCCACCATGCTGCAGCCCTCGGCTCTCCCAGTAGGATCGCAGCCAGCCCAGACCTTCCAGGGTGTCTCCTGCAGTGACAGACAAGGTCTCCTgttgcagctggagcagcttctGTTCAGGACAGAGCCCTCATCCCCAGGTAGGGATAACACCCAGTACCTGTGCCCCTGAGGACCTGCCTGTCTTGGCACAGTACCCAGCCAGCTGGTCTGTGCTTGGCCCTGCCCGTGGGGCTCAGACCTGCAGAGCACTCACCCTTGGGAGCATACTCGCACCCCACGTAGCCAGTGTAGCCGAGGGACTCCAGGAGCTCGAAGATGTAGGGGAAGTTCAGCTCCCCAGGGCTATCGGGCTCGTGCCGCCCTGGTACCTGTGCAATCTGGATGTGACctagggagggaaggggagaggcCATGCCCaaggcagccctgcctgcagcctttGGCCATGAGACAAGGTGACccaagagcagccccacaccccCAGCCAGCTACAGCAGGGCCTGGAGTAGGAGGGCCCCCTCTCAAAGCCACTCCCCAGTGGTCTGGGCACAGGGTGTTACCAATGAGTGGGAAGTATGTCTCCAGGTTGCGGGACAAATTGCCATCCATGATCTGGCAGTGAAAAAGGTCCTGGGGGTGAGACAGGAAAATGGAGGGTGCAGCTGGTCAGCAGTGAGCAGTTAAGGACAGCTGTGCTATGGTCCCTGTCCAGTGTCCCCAAGAAGGTATAACAAGCCCACAGCCACTAGAACTCTTTTGTGGACCTGTGCAAATGTCTctcacagagagcttcaatgcTGACTCACCAGCTGCAGCTTCAGGTTGGGCCGTCCCACTTTCTCCAGGATGGCAGCAGCTAAGGGGGCAAGAAATGAGAAACCATTGCCCCAGGGTGGAAGCTTTGCAGAGAAGCCCCAGGACGTCCTTTATCAACTGTGCTCCTTCAGCATCTCCCTCCTTGTGAGGCAACCTCTTGCCTTTCAGACTTTGGAGATCCTTCTCCTCTGAAGACTCTTGTTGTCTGGCTTACCTTGGTGTGGGGTGTTCAGATAGTAGCGAGGGTCAGTGATGCGGCTGTTAATAGGCTCCAACAGTCCAATCATGTCTTCCTGTAACACAGTAATATCACCCTGCAAGCATCCTGTTATCTCTGCAGGAAGCATAACTTCCCCATGCCAGGCTGGTATTTTCCCCATTCTGGGCATCCTAAGAGCTGCACACACAAAGCAGGACCCATTCCCCACATACCTGGGACAGGAGGTCAGCAGTGTATCTGAGATTCTCAATGAAGGTGGTTTCCATCTCACCTGCCACTGCAGCCCGGTCTGTGCCCAAGGGAACCCGCCCAGCCATCACATGAATCCTGCAGGCACAGAAAGATTATCACAGGCAGCAACTGGGAGCAGCTGGCCTGATATAATACACCTTCCTCTGCTGATGAAACGGggggccaggctgggggagcagacACAGAAGGGTAAGAAGAGCCATCTCTCCTCCAGGAGGCAcaacagcagccagcaggctgccagccagGACACAAATATGCACCGTCCCACCTCAGTACACAGAGGGATGACTTTGAACCTTTTGCCTGAAAAATCAGACTTTGCTTCTTCCCCATTTTGTTAACTGCCTTCAGCTCTTTCACCCTGACTCTGGAACTTTCTGGGGCTCTTGGTCCTTGGCAAAGCCCCAAACCAGTACGTTGGGCAATTGGCATGCTTCTTCTGCCAGGGGCCTGCCCCCTGTGAGGTCTCACTGCTTgctggctgtgagcagggaggggacagtgcCCCGGGCTGGACTGCCCTGCCATGAAGAGCTCAAGCCCCAGCCATCTTCAGCCACCATTGGGGGGAAAGCACACAGTAGAAACAAAAACCTTTTCAATGTGGCTGTACCAGTGTGCAAATGGTGCTGGGCAGCCTATGGCTTGCCTAGCCCATGCCCTCCACAGGGCTTTGGACTGAGCTGCAACAGGAAAGAATGGTGCAAAGTAAGAATAAAAGGGCCCTGTTGGTTTGCTGaagggagctgtgccaggctaaTTGCATCTTTTACGgtgtctctgctgtgctggagtcAGCGTGGCCTCAATAAAGCAACTGTTGTGGTGTCCTGGTGGAAACGATTCGTGCAGTTGAGGAGGAAAAAGGGAGGATTATCCTGGGGACTCTTGTGTGGAGGTGGGAACAAGAGCCTctgctgggaagggcagggtCGGGCTCGTGCCTGGCAGCTCTCGGTCCGCTCCCAGCGAGCACGCTGCGGCCGCGGTGCCGCTCAGCGGAGCTGGCTCCGTCCCGCGACAGCCGAGCAGGAGATGCTGCCCGGGAGAGGCGGCAGGCACGGCGGGGCAGAGGGCAGGCTCCGCTCagaggcagtgctggagcagggggcaGCAGAGGAAGCCCCCGGCAGCcgcggggccggagcgggggTCCCGCCTCGCACCTACCTGGGGCAGCCCACGGCCCTGGCGTAGTGCACGGCCGCCTCCAGGCCCTGCCGGAAGGCTGCCTGCCGCCCGGGCACGGCCGCCAGCCCCAGCTCGCCCGCCTCCTGGTCCCCTGGGAGAGAGAGGCAGGGTCGGCGGAGGCTCCTCGTACCCCGCGCACGGGGGGAGCAGCGGGACGCGGCCGTACCGGGGGGGGTGTTGAGGAGCGCGATCCGCACCCCCGCCCGCTCCGCCGCGGCCCGCAGCTCCTGGGCCGGGCAGCCCGCCGGCCAAGCCGCCTCCACCGCTCCGAAcccggcggccgccgccgctTCCAGCCGCGCCGGCAGCGCCGGGAGCTCCGGGAAGAGCCATGAGAGGTTGGCGGAGAAGCGCAGCGCCATGGCGgagggcgggccggggcgggcctGGGCGGTGCTCCCGCGGCCGCTCCGGGCACCGCGGCCCGcccgggcggccccggcccgcccgcggAGCGCAGCGAGCCCCATCGGGGGCAGTGCCGGGCTCGGCGCTGAGGGCTCCGGGACGTGCCCGCGGCCGTGGGTGAGCGGCCCCGCGGGCAGagccggccccgcgccgcctGCGACACGCGCGGGGCTCCCGGCCGCGGGTCTGGGACGGGGCCGTGCTGGGGGCGCCTGGAGCCGCGCCGCTGGAATCCGCTCTGGGAAAGGGGGTTTTGCCAGGTGTTGGCCTGACACACGCGAAGCGCCCTCTTAATTGGTTTCCTGGGGAGCGTGTCTCTGACAGCGTCTCATTATGCGAGAAACTCTCTCTCCTTTTGTCCCATGCTCTGCATATTTTACCATAAAATGTTCATCTCcacttctgcagagctgtggctcGGGCGTGCAGGAGTGTGACCCGGCGGTGCCCGCAGGCAGCTCCTCGCTCCCAGTCCCCGTTGCCCGTGCGCTGTGTGCCCCAGGCACGCTCGCCGGTGCACGGCTGGGCTgcgtgccctgccctgcccgtgcCCGGGGGCTCTGCCGTGGCTGACAGAACGGGTGCCATGAGCCGTGGACATTTTGCAGCCCCTTGTGTTTCAGCTTTTTCCTGGAGGCTCCTACCCCTTGCTGGGGGAGCGCCGCATGGTCCGGCTcctctgtcactgctgcagTAGCCCTTTGCAGCCCCAGGCAAATGCAAGCCCCAGGAactggctgtgctgtggaaggccagcctgggcagaggcCAGCCCCAGCAACAGGTTTTGGGTGGGGGTCGGTGCCGGGGCAGTGCTGGCGAAGGGGATAACAGTGGTGAAGCTACCCACTAAGGAGTCTCAACTCAATTAAAGCTATTGATTAATCAATTAGAAGAGGCTTGACTCAACTTCTCAGTAATAATCCAAACTGTCAGTTGCAGGGACTGGCATCCATGTCCTCGGGATGCAAAGGGGCCAAGAGACAAAAAGCCTCTGCACAGGATCCAGCACCAACCCACCCTGCCTCCCCACCTGTACACCAAGACCAGTGTACCCCCTGACGGCTGTGTCCTGAGCCCATCACCCCTGCTGGGGTGTCCCTCCGTGCTCCCTGGTGTTGGGGCAGGCTTGGCTGAGTGATGTGACCTGGCTGGCTGCATGGAtatccccagctcccctccttatccagcacacacacatccccagGACACAGACTGCTCCCTGCCGGCAGCCGCCATGCCGGAGCAGTGCTGCACTGTATACATGTCCTGTGGCCTCACTCTGTGGTGCACAGGGATTGTCATCCTCTTCAGTCTTTTCCAGGAGGCACCTGAGTGCAGGTGTGTGGATGGCAGCGCTGCACAGTCGTTGGAATCCCTGGAAAGAGAGCTGGTACCTGCCtggcccggggctgcagcctcACTGGGTCCTTGCACCTCACAAAGGCATTCACTGAGGCCATGCattgcccagcagccctgggtgcaTCTCCAGCTGGAGCCCAGGCCCCTGGCAGCGTCAGAGCCCAGGAGTCAGTGTGTGGGAGCAGGAAAGCTTTGCTGGGTGGGGGTGTCAGTGAATAAACACTGAACTGGGCCCCAGCATGTGAGTGACCTGAGCAGCCAGATGGGAATGCACAGAGCCCTCATGTAAACCTGCCCTGCGATGGCAGGCGAAGCTGAGGGCTCTGTGCTGAAGCATTAATAGCATCTTTATGTCTCTGGTAATATATTGCATTGATTTTCTCATGTTATAACTGCGGTTCCTGCATTGCAGGCTGGTGTTTTGTCACTTTACCTTGACAGGACGCAGAGGATTTACTCCCTGCCgtggcacacacagctctggagctgtgtctcacgctgctgctggggcctgtgctctgcagcctctgtgtGAGGAGCCAGCACAATGAGCATGGGGTGAGAT comes from the Passer domesticus isolate bPasDom1 chromosome 7, bPasDom1.hap1, whole genome shotgun sequence genome and includes:
- the HYI gene encoding putative hydroxypyruvate isomerase isoform X2, which gives rise to MALRFSANLSWLFPELPALPARLEAAAAAGFGAVEAAWPAGCPAQELRAAAERAGVRIALLNTPPGDQEAGELGLAAVPGRQAAFRQGLEAAVHYARAVGCPRIHVMAGRVPLGTDRAAVAGEMETTFIENLRYTADLLSQEDMIGLLEPINSRITDPRYYLNTPHQAAAILEKVGRPNLKLQLDLFHCQIMDGNLSRNLETYFPLIGHIQIAQVPGRHEPDSPGELNFPYIFELLESLGYTGYVGCEYAPKGDTLEGLGWLRSYWESRGLQHGGTSKAAK
- the HYI gene encoding putative hydroxypyruvate isomerase isoform X1, translating into MALRFSANLSWLFPELPALPARLEAAAAAGFGAVEAAWPAGCPAQELRAAAERAGVRIALLNTPPGDQEAGELGLAAVPGRQAAFRQGLEAAVHYARAVGCPRIHVMAGRVPLGTDRAAVAGEMETTFIENLRYTADLLSQEDMIGLLEPINSRITDPRYYLNTPHQAAAILEKVGRPNLKLQLDLFHCQIMDGNLSRNLETYFPLIGHIQIAQVPGRHEPDSPGELNFPYIFELLESLGYTGYVGCEYAPKGECSAGLSPTGRAKHRPAGWVLCQDRQVLRGTGTGCYPYLGMRALS